A genomic segment from Ramlibacter agri encodes:
- a CDS encoding EscU/YscU/HrcU family type III secretion system export apparatus switch protein, translating to MADQDVDRSEAATPFKLKKARERGQTARSTDCVATLVFAVAMVYLACRGGAATDTLLHVARGALLQMASPDPDAAWNAVASLVHDAAPVVLPFMLLLMLAAAAGHWLQSGFVLSLEPLHVDFERVSPATGLRRLLSLRTLFDGARACLKLLVLLLAAWYALRALAPQFLAVANLPPAGFLRLLLEDTAALGLRMALVLALIAAADFAFTRREFGQRMRMSRRELKDEFKEREGDPRIRSRLRELRRELLKRSAALRNTGTADVVLTNPTHYAVALRYVHGEMEAPRLVAKGAGQLASAMREIAFRHHVAIVQNPPLARRLFRELAIDDYVPPAFHAEVARIIVWVFALREQRRGAAA from the coding sequence TCAAGCTGAAGAAGGCGCGCGAACGCGGCCAGACGGCGCGCAGCACGGACTGCGTCGCGACCCTCGTGTTCGCGGTTGCGATGGTCTATCTCGCCTGCCGGGGCGGCGCCGCGACGGATACCTTGCTGCACGTTGCCCGCGGAGCCTTGCTGCAAATGGCGTCGCCGGATCCGGACGCTGCGTGGAATGCCGTGGCGTCGCTGGTGCACGATGCAGCCCCCGTCGTCCTGCCCTTCATGCTGCTGCTGATGCTGGCGGCGGCCGCCGGCCACTGGCTGCAGTCGGGCTTCGTGCTCTCGCTGGAGCCGCTGCATGTCGACTTCGAGAGGGTCAGTCCGGCGACGGGCCTGCGGCGCCTGCTGTCCTTGCGCACCTTGTTCGATGGCGCGCGGGCCTGCCTGAAACTGCTCGTTCTGCTGCTGGCCGCGTGGTACGCACTGCGCGCGCTGGCGCCGCAATTCCTGGCGGTGGCGAACCTGCCGCCGGCGGGCTTCCTGCGCTTGCTGCTGGAGGACACCGCGGCCCTGGGCCTGAGGATGGCGCTGGTGCTGGCCCTCATTGCCGCCGCCGATTTCGCCTTCACGCGGCGCGAATTCGGCCAGCGCATGCGCATGAGCCGGCGCGAACTGAAGGACGAATTCAAGGAGCGCGAAGGTGACCCGCGCATCCGCTCCCGCCTGCGCGAACTGCGGCGCGAACTCCTCAAGCGCAGCGCCGCCCTGCGCAATACCGGCACGGCCGACGTCGTGCTGACCAACCCCACGCACTACGCGGTCGCGCTGCGCTACGTGCACGGCGAGATGGAAGCGCCGCGGCTGGTTGCCAAGGGCGCGGGGCAGCTGGCCAGCGCCATGCGCGAGATCGCCTTCCGCCATCACGTCGCCATCGTGCAGAACCCGCCGCTGGCGCGCCGGCTGTTTCGCGAGCTCGCCATCGACGACTACGTGCCGCCAGCTTTCCACGCCGAGGTGGCCCGCATCATCGTCTGGGTGTTCGCCCTGCGTGAGCAGCGGCGGGGAG